One Endozoicomonas gorgoniicola DNA window includes the following coding sequences:
- the aceE gene encoding pyruvate dehydrogenase (acetyl-transferring), homodimeric type, with translation MHDIDPIETREWLDSLDSVLEKEGEDRAHYLMTRLSQHARAKGTQLPYAITTPYRNTIPPEKEARMPGDLFMERRIRSLVRWNALAMVMRANQKDSSLGGHISSFASSATLYDIGYNYFFHGHENDREGDLVYYQGHTAPGIYSRAFLEGRLSEEQLNSFRQEVDGKGLSSYPHPWLMPDFWQFPTVSMGLGPLQAIYQAHFMKYLINRGLAPDQDRKVWAFLGDGEMDEPESLGAISLAGRENLDNLIFVVNCNLQRLDGPVRGNGKIIQELEGVFRGAGWNVLKVTWGRHWDQLFAKDKDGMLQQLMDEAVDGDYQNCKAKGGAWTRENFFGRYPETLKLVEHLSDDDIWRLNRGGHDPYKVYAAYHAAVNHTGQPTVILAKTVKGYGTGTTGEASNISHNVKKLPIDDLKQFRDRFDLPIRDEDLPGLPYFKPAEDSPEMIYMRKHREKLGGFIPSRRVQSDVQLTVPELSSLDAVLKGSGEREISTTMAYVRVLGALAKDKNIGKHIVPIIPDEARTFGMEGMFRQLGIYSAKGQKYDPVDSDQVMFYKESKTGQILEEGINEAGAHAAWIAAATSYSSNNVPMIPFYAFYSMFGFQRTGDLAWAAGDIQARGFLIGATSGRTSLNGEGLQHQDGHSHVLASTVPNCISYDPTYGYELAVIIQDGLRRMYGENESVWYYITTMNDSYKMPALPEGDDVLEGIVKGLYCFEEGKNTEGLRVQLIGCGTILEEVRAAAQLLRDDFDIESDIWSATSFNELRRDGLNAARHNMLNPEAELQVSWVEKQLANRKGPVIAASDYMKVYSDQIRDFVPGTYITLGTDGFGRSDTRAKLREFFEVDRYFVVVAALTGLVKEGEIEPSVVTSALKKYNIDGEKANPVYC, from the coding sequence ATGCACGACATCGATCCTATCGAGACCCGGGAGTGGCTGGACTCTCTGGATTCCGTTCTGGAGAAAGAGGGGGAGGACAGGGCGCATTACCTGATGACCCGCCTGTCCCAACATGCAAGAGCCAAGGGTACGCAGTTGCCCTATGCAATAACAACACCTTATCGCAACACCATTCCACCGGAAAAAGAAGCCCGGATGCCTGGCGACCTGTTTATGGAGCGCCGGATCCGCTCTCTGGTGCGCTGGAACGCGCTGGCAATGGTCATGCGTGCCAACCAGAAAGACAGTTCTCTGGGGGGACACATTTCGTCGTTTGCGTCCAGTGCGACGCTGTACGACATTGGTTACAACTATTTCTTTCATGGTCATGAAAACGACCGTGAGGGCGATCTGGTTTATTACCAGGGACACACAGCTCCCGGTATTTATTCCCGTGCTTTTCTGGAAGGGCGGCTATCAGAAGAGCAGCTCAACAGTTTCCGTCAGGAGGTCGATGGCAAAGGTCTGTCGTCTTATCCGCACCCCTGGCTGATGCCTGACTTCTGGCAGTTTCCGACTGTATCCATGGGGCTTGGGCCGTTGCAGGCAATCTATCAGGCACATTTTATGAAGTACCTGATTAACCGGGGCCTGGCGCCGGATCAGGACCGCAAGGTCTGGGCATTTCTGGGTGACGGTGAGATGGACGAGCCGGAATCCCTGGGTGCTATCTCACTGGCAGGGCGTGAAAACCTCGACAACCTTATCTTCGTTGTAAACTGCAACCTGCAACGTCTGGATGGGCCAGTCAGGGGCAATGGCAAGATTATTCAGGAGCTGGAGGGGGTATTCCGTGGTGCTGGCTGGAATGTCCTGAAAGTCACCTGGGGTCGTCACTGGGATCAACTCTTTGCCAAAGACAAAGACGGCATGCTGCAACAGTTGATGGATGAAGCCGTTGACGGTGATTACCAGAACTGCAAGGCAAAAGGTGGTGCCTGGACCCGTGAAAACTTCTTTGGTCGCTATCCGGAAACCCTGAAGCTGGTTGAGCATCTGTCTGATGACGACATCTGGCGACTGAACCGTGGTGGTCACGATCCTTACAAAGTTTACGCGGCTTACCACGCCGCTGTGAACCATACCGGACAGCCAACCGTGATTCTGGCGAAGACCGTTAAGGGTTATGGTACGGGTACCACAGGCGAAGCTTCCAACATCAGTCACAATGTTAAGAAACTGCCGATTGATGACCTGAAACAGTTCCGTGATCGCTTTGATCTGCCCATCAGGGATGAAGACCTGCCCGGGCTGCCTTACTTCAAACCGGCGGAAGACAGTCCGGAAATGATCTACATGCGCAAGCATCGTGAGAAACTGGGTGGCTTTATTCCTTCCCGCCGGGTTCAGTCAGATGTGCAGCTGACCGTTCCCGAACTGTCGTCGCTGGATGCGGTACTCAAAGGCAGTGGTGAACGTGAAATTTCCACGACCATGGCGTATGTCAGGGTTCTGGGCGCTTTGGCAAAAGACAAGAACATTGGCAAGCATATCGTTCCCATTATTCCGGACGAAGCCCGAACCTTTGGTATGGAAGGCATGTTCCGCCAGCTGGGTATCTACTCTGCGAAAGGCCAGAAGTACGATCCGGTGGATTCTGACCAGGTTATGTTTTACAAGGAATCCAAAACCGGACAGATTCTTGAGGAAGGCATTAACGAAGCCGGTGCGCATGCGGCGTGGATCGCGGCTGCCACTTCCTACAGCAGCAACAATGTCCCCATGATTCCGTTCTATGCATTCTACTCCATGTTCGGATTCCAGCGTACAGGCGACCTGGCATGGGCAGCGGGGGATATTCAGGCCAGAGGTTTCCTGATCGGTGCGACTTCCGGTCGAACCTCCCTGAATGGTGAAGGGCTGCAGCATCAGGACGGCCATAGCCATGTACTGGCTTCCACTGTGCCGAATTGCATCAGCTACGATCCGACTTACGGCTACGAGCTGGCTGTGATCATCCAGGACGGCTTGCGTCGTATGTATGGTGAAAATGAGAGTGTCTGGTACTACATCACCACGATGAACGACAGCTACAAGATGCCTGCCCTGCCTGAAGGCGACGATGTGCTGGAAGGTATTGTTAAAGGTCTCTACTGCTTTGAAGAAGGCAAAAATACCGAAGGTCTGCGTGTTCAGCTGATCGGTTGCGGCACAATTCTGGAAGAAGTGCGTGCGGCAGCGCAGTTGCTGCGTGATGACTTTGACATTGAATCCGATATCTGGAGCGCAACCAGCTTCAACGAACTGCGTCGTGATGGCCTGAACGCTGCCCGTCATAACATGCTGAACCCGGAAGCAGAACTGCAGGTGAGCTGGGTTGAGAAACAACTGGCGAACAGAAAAGGACCTGTCATTGCCGCCAGTGATTACATGAAGGTGTACTCTGACCAGATTCGCGATTTTGTTCCGGGTACTTACATCACTCTGGGGACCGATGGCTTTGGTCGTTCAGATACGCGCGCAAAACTGCGCGAGTTCTTCGAGGTTGACCGCTATTTCGTTGTGGTGGCCGCGTTGACCGGGCTGGTAAAAGAGGGTGAAATTGAACCTTCAGTAGTGACCAGCGCCCTGAAGAAATATAACATCGACGGCGAAAAAGCTAACCCTGTGTACTGCTGA
- the aceF gene encoding dihydrolipoyllysine-residue acetyltransferase has protein sequence MSDEIIKVPDIGSGSAEVIEVCVATGDSVAAEDSLIVLESDKATMEVPAPKDGQVVELLLKVGDTVSEGDDLLKLATSGAEPETDNAPVPEAVPEKASPEPEKIKPAPDVESVVASVAASSVEASSVEDVLVPDLGTENVPVIEICVAVGDSIAEDDSLVVLESDKATMEVPSPVSGVVKDILIKEGDVMNQGDLILKVEVAGGGSAETPVTGSAETDKPAEPAPEAPRSAPVATAPAEAPTQDLAELKQGKELEQGNKHFHAGPAVRKLAREFGVDLEFVKGTGPRTRILKEDVQAYVKTKLKEARQPQGVSGGMGIPPVPAQDYAKWGDIEEVALNRLRKVAAQNFQRSWLNVPHVTQFDKADITDLEAFRKDQKAMAEARGTKLTPLPFFLKACAYVLKEMPQFCSSLSADSESVIYKKYINIGVAVDTPDGLLVPVIKDVDKKSIWELSAECIELAGKARDKKLKPDEMQGGCFTISSLGSIGGTAFTPIVNAPEVAILGISKAAMKPVWNGSDFEPKLMCPLSLSYDHRVVNGADAARFTTMLGQLLADIRMLLL, from the coding sequence ATGAGTGATGAAATTATCAAGGTTCCTGACATCGGCAGTGGCAGCGCAGAAGTCATTGAAGTCTGCGTTGCAACGGGTGATTCAGTAGCCGCAGAGGACTCTCTGATTGTTCTGGAGTCCGATAAAGCCACCATGGAAGTACCCGCCCCGAAAGATGGCCAGGTGGTTGAATTATTACTGAAAGTGGGGGATACGGTTTCAGAAGGGGATGACCTGCTGAAACTGGCGACGTCAGGAGCAGAGCCTGAAACTGACAATGCTCCGGTTCCGGAAGCAGTGCCTGAGAAGGCATCTCCTGAACCTGAAAAGATTAAACCGGCTCCTGATGTAGAGAGTGTTGTAGCGAGTGTTGCAGCCAGTTCTGTTGAAGCCAGCTCTGTTGAAGATGTGCTGGTGCCAGATCTGGGGACAGAAAATGTACCGGTCATCGAGATCTGCGTTGCCGTTGGTGACAGCATTGCAGAAGATGATTCACTGGTTGTTCTCGAATCCGATAAAGCCACCATGGAAGTCCCTTCGCCCGTCAGCGGTGTGGTAAAAGATATTCTGATCAAAGAAGGCGACGTGATGAATCAGGGCGACCTGATTCTGAAGGTTGAGGTGGCTGGTGGCGGTTCTGCTGAAACGCCTGTAACCGGGTCTGCTGAAACTGACAAGCCTGCTGAACCAGCTCCTGAAGCTCCCCGGTCTGCTCCTGTCGCTACAGCTCCGGCAGAGGCTCCGACACAGGATCTGGCAGAGTTGAAACAAGGCAAAGAGTTGGAACAAGGCAACAAGCATTTCCATGCGGGACCGGCTGTGCGCAAGCTGGCCCGGGAGTTTGGTGTTGATCTTGAGTTTGTAAAAGGCACAGGCCCACGCACACGGATTCTGAAAGAAGATGTACAGGCTTACGTTAAAACCAAACTAAAAGAAGCCCGCCAGCCTCAGGGTGTTTCCGGTGGCATGGGCATTCCGCCGGTACCTGCCCAGGATTATGCGAAGTGGGGTGACATTGAAGAAGTCGCCCTGAACCGTCTGCGTAAAGTAGCGGCGCAAAACTTCCAGCGTTCCTGGCTGAATGTGCCTCATGTTACCCAGTTCGATAAAGCGGATATCACCGACCTCGAAGCTTTTCGCAAAGATCAAAAAGCGATGGCAGAAGCCCGTGGCACCAAGCTGACACCGCTGCCATTCTTCCTGAAAGCCTGTGCCTACGTGCTGAAGGAAATGCCACAGTTTTGCTCTTCCCTGAGCGCTGATAGCGAATCAGTGATTTACAAGAAATACATCAATATCGGTGTGGCTGTGGATACGCCGGACGGTTTGCTGGTACCAGTTATTAAGGATGTGGATAAGAAGAGCATCTGGGAGCTGTCAGCAGAATGCATTGAACTGGCTGGAAAAGCTCGTGACAAGAAGCTCAAGCCTGATGAAATGCAGGGTGGCTGCTTTACCATTTCCAGCCTGGGCTCCATTGGCGGTACAGCTTTTACGCCCATTGTGAATGCGCCGGAAGTCGCTATTCTGGGCATTTCCAAAGCGGCTATGAAGCCGGTATGGAATGGCAGTGACTTTGAGCCGAAACTGATGTGCCCTCTGTCACTGTCTTATGATCACCGTGTCGTTAACGGGGCAGACGCTGCCCGGTTTACGACAATGTTAGGGCAGCTGCTGGCGGATATTCGTATGCTGCTTTTGTAA
- a CDS encoding YggT family protein, with the protein MSALSSSLVFLIQALGGLYIMAVLLRFILQLVRADFYNPISQAIVKITAPLLNPLRKIIPGVGGMDIASLVLALALQIGLFYVLFMLKGFVLAGIPLPAVLLLSLKELAVEVLNIYMFSLIVIAIASWVAPGSYNPGLMLLHQITEPLSSRIRKVIPPLGGLDFSLMVLVLIIITLKNFIAAL; encoded by the coding sequence ATGTCAGCACTCTCTTCCAGCCTGGTATTCCTGATTCAGGCACTGGGTGGCCTGTACATCATGGCGGTGTTGCTGCGGTTTATTCTGCAGCTGGTTCGTGCCGATTTTTACAACCCGATTTCTCAGGCCATTGTTAAAATCACCGCACCGCTACTGAACCCATTGCGCAAAATCATCCCCGGTGTTGGTGGTATGGACATTGCGTCGCTGGTTCTGGCACTGGCGCTGCAAATTGGTCTGTTCTATGTGCTGTTCATGCTGAAAGGTTTTGTCCTGGCTGGCATTCCGCTCCCCGCCGTTCTGCTGTTGAGTCTGAAAGAACTGGCTGTTGAAGTTCTGAACATCTACATGTTCAGCCTGATTGTTATTGCCATTGCCAGCTGGGTAGCCCCTGGCAGCTATAACCCCGGACTGATGTTGCTGCACCAGATTACCGAGCCCCTGTCCAGCCGTATTCGCAAGGTGATTCCACCTTTGGGTGGTCTGGACTTTTCCTTGATGGTGCTGGTTCTGATCATTATTACCCTGAAAAACTTTATCGCCGCTCTTTAA
- the proC gene encoding pyrroline-5-carboxylate reductase, giving the protein MSQSRKTDQSIAFIGAGNMASSIFGGLIEDGWPKDKIWATARSEATLENVKNQFGVQVTRDNHQAVRQSEMVVLCVKPQMMKAVLQELAPTLKETKPLLISVAAGVSLDSLQTWCGSSLPIVRSMPNTPSLLRCGVSGLFASAQVSAEQKAITDSIFKAVGVTLWVDNEALIDSVIAVSGSGPAYYFLFMEAMTEMGVKLGLDQQTAEQLTLQTALGAAKMAVCSDVDVRELRRRVTSPGGTTEQAIRALQTGGLEQLVEQAMQAAVERAAEMTRQLAD; this is encoded by the coding sequence ATGAGCCAATCCAGAAAGACAGACCAGAGCATTGCCTTTATCGGTGCGGGCAATATGGCCAGCAGTATTTTCGGAGGCCTGATTGAAGATGGCTGGCCAAAGGACAAAATATGGGCAACCGCCCGGAGTGAAGCGACACTGGAAAACGTTAAAAACCAGTTTGGCGTTCAGGTGACCCGGGACAATCATCAGGCGGTTCGCCAATCAGAGATGGTTGTACTCTGTGTAAAGCCACAAATGATGAAAGCCGTGCTGCAGGAGCTTGCCCCTACTCTGAAAGAGACAAAGCCGCTGCTGATTTCGGTCGCCGCAGGCGTCAGTCTCGACAGTCTTCAGACATGGTGCGGCTCCAGCCTGCCGATTGTCCGCAGTATGCCCAACACGCCTTCCCTGTTGCGCTGCGGCGTCAGCGGACTCTTTGCCAGCGCACAGGTTAGTGCGGAGCAGAAAGCCATTACCGACTCTATTTTCAAAGCCGTTGGGGTGACGCTGTGGGTAGATAATGAAGCCCTGATTGATTCTGTCATTGCCGTTTCTGGCAGCGGCCCTGCTTACTACTTCCTGTTTATGGAAGCCATGACCGAAATGGGCGTCAAGCTGGGGCTTGATCAACAAACCGCTGAACAGCTTACCTTGCAGACAGCGCTCGGGGCTGCGAAGATGGCAGTTTGTAGTGATGTTGATGTCAGAGAACTGCGCAGACGGGTCACCTCACCCGGCGGCACGACAGAGCAGGCCATCAGAGCGCTTCAGACAGGTGGCCTGGAGCAACTGGTTGAACAGGCCATGCAGGCTGCCGTTGAGCGGGCGGCTGAAATGACCAGACAACTGGCTGACTAA
- a CDS encoding YggS family pyridoxal phosphate-dependent enzyme, which yields MTLLKSRFEQVFDQIHKAEKACQREGEVRLLAVSKTKPADKVREACALGQREFGESYLQEALIKVQALSDIEDIVWHFIGPIQSNKTRDIASHFHWVHSVDRLKIAKRLNDQRPADLPPLNICLQVNISGETSKSGVSVDELEELVKAVSELPNLSLRGLMAIPARAENKEQQRIPLRALKQALDNLNKNLGLTMDTLSMGMTDDLEAAIEEGSTMVRIGTALFGAREYSNR from the coding sequence ATGACATTATTAAAAAGCCGCTTTGAACAGGTTTTTGACCAGATTCATAAAGCAGAAAAAGCCTGCCAGCGTGAAGGCGAGGTCAGATTACTGGCCGTCAGTAAAACCAAACCTGCCGACAAGGTGCGGGAAGCCTGCGCGCTGGGACAGCGTGAGTTTGGAGAAAGCTATCTGCAGGAAGCCCTGATAAAGGTGCAGGCGCTGTCAGACATTGAAGACATTGTCTGGCACTTTATAGGGCCGATCCAGTCCAATAAAACCCGGGATATCGCCAGCCATTTCCACTGGGTTCACAGTGTTGACCGTCTGAAAATTGCCAAAAGGCTGAATGATCAGCGACCAGCCGACCTGCCACCACTGAACATTTGCCTGCAGGTGAATATCAGTGGCGAAACCTCCAAGTCCGGAGTCTCAGTGGACGAACTGGAAGAGCTGGTAAAAGCGGTTTCTGAATTGCCCAATCTATCTCTGCGGGGTCTGATGGCTATTCCGGCAAGGGCTGAAAACAAGGAACAGCAACGTATTCCACTGCGAGCCCTGAAGCAGGCGCTGGATAACCTGAATAAGAACCTCGGGCTGACCATGGACACTCTCTCCATGGGCATGACTGATGATCTGGAAGCGGCCATTGAAGAAGGATCGACCATGGTTCGAATCGGCACAGCCCTGTTTGGTGCAAGAGAATATTCCAATCGTTAA